GCGCTCGGTGGTGAGCCGGTGAGCACCGGTCCTGGTGTCAGCCAGGAAGCGCGGCGGTCGGGGCTGAACATGTGCGGGAACGTCTCCGCGTTCGGCCCGGTGGGCCACCGGATGCCGCGTTCCAGCATCAGCACCCGCACCCCGGCTCGGGCCAACCGCAGGGCGGCGATCGAGCCGCCGAACCCGGAGCCGATCACCACCGCGCGTCGATGTTCCGACACGGTTGGCGCGGCGGAGGCGGTGCCGGCCGCGCTCGTGGTCATTCCCAGCGCGGCCGTCGCGGCGGTGCCCTTGAGCAGTTCTCGGCGTCCGAGTGACCCAGGCATACCTTCTCCTCCCGATGGTTTCCGGGCGGTGATCGTGCGAACTCACCCGGTGGTGGAAGGTATCCGTTCGAACGAACGGAGCTGTAGTCACTCGATCGTGTGGTGTAATGCCGAGAATCGCTCCCAGTGCGGGATGGGAGCGGCGATCAGTCCCGTAGCTCGATGAGGGGCGGACTGGCCAGGACGGACGGGTGGGAGCGGCGTGGTGTCCACTGCTCCGTTCGGTCCACACCCGAGGGAAGTGGCCGGGGGACCGAATGTAGTGTTCCCGCCACGGGCGGATCTTTTCCGTGCCGGAGCCGTTGGAGCGATCTCGGCGTGAGGGAGAGTTGGTTTCGTTCGTGATCGCGGTGCTCGTGCTGCGCAAGCTTCGTTCCCGCTGGGTGCACCGCAGGCGTGCCGCCGGATGAGGTGATCCCACCTCCGGCGGGTTATTCAGCCGATCCCGGGAGTCCGATCCCGGGGGCCTTCGTCGGGGAATTCGGGGCCCCGGTCGGTTTTCCGTGGCGGAAGGCGAAACGTGTGGCGCCGCGTTTCCTTGCTTAATTCACTGATCCGGGGAACTTCGCTGGGAAGTGGTACCGGAATACGCTCGTCCCGTGTCGAGCGGCGGGCCCCGCCGCGACGGGGCCCGCTAGCGCGTTCGTGGACGCGTCACATGATGCCCGCGTTGATGATGTTCTGATCGTTCTCGAAGTTGTAGTGCTTCCAGCCCCAGAACCAGAGCTGCTTCTTCTTGTGGGCATTGACCTCGCAGGACTTGTGAACGCACTTGTCGGCGTGGTCCTTGTGGTACGACTTCCCACTGTCCGCCGAAGCGATACCGGCACCGCCGATGGCCAGCGGAAGGGCCATGGCACCGACAACTACTGCCCGCGTGAACGAACGCATGCTAGCGCCTTTCGTTTCGATTCTCGGAAATCTCCGTCGACGGCCCGCCATCGGCCTGCCGACACCTCGTTTCTACACCGGTGAGATCCTTTTCGCCGCGTGACACGCGAGTTCATCACCGTATTGTGTGGTATCGGTTTCTCGGCGGGTTGCTTCTTGGGGGAATTGTTCGAGACCGACGGCGTCGACCATTTTTCATGTTTCCGGGGTCACGCGCACCGCGATCGCGGTGGCCTGGCCGACGCCCACGCCGGTGGCGGCGATGCCCAAGCCGCCGCCGCGGTGGTTCAGATGTCTGCACAGGTCGACGACGACCCGGGACATGGAGGCGCCCAACGGATGCCCGTAGGCCAGTGCGCCACCGTGTACATTCACTCGTTCGTGTGGAGCTTCCGGCAGTCGCCGCAGTACCGAGAGCACCAGCGCGGCGAAAGCCTCGTTGATCTCCCACAGGTCCACCTCGGCCGCGTCCAGCTCCAGCCGCTCCAGCAGCCTGCGTATCGCCGTCACGGTGGCGAACACGAAGCGGTGCGGTTCGCAGGCCACCGTGGCCGCGCCCGCCAGCTCGCCCAGCGGCGCGATGCCCAGCCGTTCCGCCCGCCGCTGTGAGCCGACCAGCGCGGCGACCGCCCCGTCACCCAGCGGGGCGGAGTTGCCCACCGTCACGGAACCGTGCCGGGAGAACGCCGGGGGGAGCTCGGCCAACCTGGTCATGCCGGTCTCGACCCTCACCGATTCGTCGCCACGTATCAGAGTGCCGCCCGCTCCGGTGACGGGGAAGACGAAACCGTCGTGCATCCCCGCGTCCCAGGCGGCCGCCGCCCGCCGGTGCGAGCGCAGCGCGTACTCGTCCATCTCGGCCCGGCCGACTCCCAGCTCGTCGGCGATGCGCTCGGTGACGAGCCCCAGCGGGGCTGTCCACTCGGGACGCATCCTGGGGTTGACGAGGCGCCAGCCCACCGCCGTGGAAACGGCCTCCAGTCGGTCGGGCAGCGCGCGTTCGGGACGCGGTACCACGAAGGGGGCTCGGCTCATTCCCTCCACGCCGCCCGCCACGACCAGTTCGGCGTCCTCCGTGCGCACCGCGCGTCCCGCCTGCACGAGGGCCTCACCCCCGGAGCCGCACAACCGGTTGACGGTCACACCGGGCACGCTCTCCGGCAGACCGGCAAGCAGCGCCGCCATGCGCGCCACGTCGCGGTTCTCCTCGCCCGCGCCGTTGGTGTTGCCGTAGATCACCTCGTCGATCGTCCGGGGGTCCAACGGGTGTTCGTTCCGGTCGGTGTGCCGTTTCACCAGTTCGGTGATCGGCATGGCGGCGAGGTCGTCCACCCGGATTTCGGAGAGTCCGCCCCGGTACCTGCCGAAGGGGGTCCGGGTGGCGTCGAGCAGCATCGCGCGGGCCATGGGGCCATGATGCCGCAATCGGGGGTATAACCTTTGCCACTTTCGGGTGAGTTCGGCGGATATTCGCCCCACGCCCGCCAGAGCTCGTCGCGGGCGGCGCACCGCGCGGGTGCTCCCGGAACGCCGAACGGACCGAGCACGGGGTGAGCGATTCCGAGGCCCGGCGGGCGGCGGCGTGAGCTCGGGGGCGAGGCGGAGACTCACTCCTCCGGGGAGGAGTCGTCCGGTGCCGGGGGAAGCTCCACCACCGCCGTGTCCCCGCGCAGCGAGACGACGCGTCCGCCGCCCTCCCCGATCTCGCGCAGCCTGCGCAGGGCGTGCCCCGCGTCGAGCGGAACGGTCTCGCGCACCGGTTCGTGCTCCCCGCGCGCCTCGAACCCGGCGCGAGCCAGGTGGCCGGAGCGCAGCGTGGAGTTCAGCGACCCCGTGGAGGCCAGCGATCCCCGCGCGGCCCCGAGCCGGCCCAGGGCGTCGTCCAGCGCGTCCAACAGAGCCGCCCGGTTCCCCTCGGTCATGGCCCGCACCAGGTCCGGATCGGTGGAGCTCACCCTCGTGCCGTCCCGGAACGAGCCCGCCGCCAGTGAGACGGCGAGCGGCCCGCCGTCACCGCCCACCGAGGCGAGCACGGCCGCCAGCACGTGCGGAAGGTGCGAGATCCGCGCCACCGCCGCGTCGTGTTCGGCGGGTGAGGCGGGTACCACCAGCGCGCCGCAGTCCAGCGCCAGCGCCGCCGCTTCCCGCCAGGCGTCGAGCCCCGTGCCCCCGTCGATCGTCACGGCCCAGAGCGCTCCCTCGAACAGCTCGGCGCTCCCGGCGTCCCAGCCGGAACGGTCGGTCCCCGCCATCGGGTGCCCGCCCGCGTATCGCGCGGCCGGGGCGGACTCCCGCACGGACTCCAGCACGGGTTCCTGCACGCTGACCACGTCGGTCAGCCACGCCGTGGGGGCGTGCCGGTTCACCTGCCGCAGCACGGCGCCGACGGCCGGCAGCGGGGTGGCGATCACCACCAGCGCGTCCGCCGCGGCCGCGCGGTCCAGCGCCTCCTCCGTGCTCGGCAGCACCTCGTAGCCCGCCGCCCGGGCGGCCGCGGCGTCCTCCTCCGAAGCGGTCGCGGCCCAACCCCGCCTGCCGGAGCGGACGGCGGCCCGGAGCACGGACCCGCCGATCAGTCCCAGTCCGATCACACACACGGCTCGCATGCGCTCATCCTGCCCCACGGTCAACACCGTGCACTCGGCCGGTGACCGGGCGCACGCGCGGAACGCGAAACATTGACCCGGTGGGTGAGCTGTTCGCAATCGTGCTTTCGGGTGGCGTTCGCACGCTTTACCGTGGCGTCATGACGCTCCAGGAGCAGGTCGCGGGGTTCGCCGTCGCCGCCGTTCGAGAGGACGGACGCTGGCGGTGTGACATGTTGGACGGTTCGGTGCTCACCGGGTTGGACGCGATCATCACGGCGCTGCGCGAGCTGCGTTCCAGCGGGGCCGTGGTCGGCATGTGCAATGTGGATGACGAGTTCTTCGTGCTGGTGCGCCCGGTGCCCGGTGGGGTGGAGCTGGCGTTGTCCGACGCCGCCGCCGCGCTGGACTACGACGTGGCAGCCGACGTGCTGGACCTGCTGCGTACCGAGCCACCGGACGAGGAGGACGAGGAGATCTGGCCGGAGGGGAACCTCTCGTTGCTGTCCGACCTGGGGCTTCCGGAGGAGGAGCTGCTGTTGATCACCGAGGAGGTGGACCTCTACCCGGACGAGCAGCTCGAGATGATCGCACAGCGTTGCGGTTTCGGCGATCAGTTCACCGCCGTGCTGGAGCGGTTGTAGTGGCCGGGGAGCGAGAGGAGGACGCCGTGCGGTGGCGAGCGGGCCGAGCGCGATGATCGCGACTCCCCGCGACAGGGAGCTGGTCCGTGCCGCCCTGGACGTGGCTCCCGGGGCCACAGCGGCGGGTGACGTGCCGATCGGGGCCGTGGTGGTCGCGCCCGACGGGCGGGTGCTGGCCAGGGCGCACAACCGCCGTGAGGAACTGGCCGATCCCACCGCCCACGCCGAGATGCTGGCGCTGCGCGCGGCCGCCGCCGAGTACGGCGACGGCTGGCGGCTGGGTGGGTGCACCCTGGCCGTGACCGTGGAACCGTGCACGATGTGCGCCGGGGCGCTGGTGCTCGCGCGGGTCTCCAGGCTGGTCTTCGGCAGCTGGGAGCCGCGCACCGGAGCGGTCGGCTCGCTGTGGGACGTCGTCCGCGACGACAGGATCAATCATCGTCCCGAGGTCGTCGGCGGCGTGCTCGGCCGGGAGTGCGCCGCCCTGCTGGCGGACTTCTTCACCGAACAGCGTATGTGATTTGAGTCACTATGTGATGATTCGGTCGGGCTGTCGGGTACTCACCGGGAGCAATCGGCAACAGGAGGTCGCGATGAGTACGTTCGACAAGGTCAAGCACCAGGCCCAGCAGCTCGCGGGCAAGGCCAAGGAGGCGACGGGCCGCGCGACCGGCAACCGGAACATGGCGGACGCGGGCAAGCGGGACCGCCTCGAGGGGGAGGCCAAGGAGACCGGTCAGAACCTGAAGGACCGTGCGGCGGGAGCGGCCGAGGACATCAAGGACAA
The nucleotide sequence above comes from Actinopolyspora erythraea. Encoded proteins:
- a CDS encoding nucleoside deaminase, producing the protein MIATPRDRELVRAALDVAPGATAAGDVPIGAVVVAPDGRVLARAHNRREELADPTAHAEMLALRAAAAEYGDGWRLGGCTLAVTVEPCTMCAGALVLARVSRLVFGSWEPRTGAVGSLWDVVRDDRINHRPEVVGGVLGRECAALLADFFTEQRM
- a CDS encoding thiolase family protein, which gives rise to MARAMLLDATRTPFGRYRGGLSEIRVDDLAAMPITELVKRHTDRNEHPLDPRTIDEVIYGNTNGAGEENRDVARMAALLAGLPESVPGVTVNRLCGSGGEALVQAGRAVRTEDAELVVAGGVEGMSRAPFVVPRPERALPDRLEAVSTAVGWRLVNPRMRPEWTAPLGLVTERIADELGVGRAEMDEYALRSHRRAAAAWDAGMHDGFVFPVTGAGGTLIRGDESVRVETGMTRLAELPPAFSRHGSVTVGNSAPLGDGAVAALVGSQRRAERLGIAPLGELAGAATVACEPHRFVFATVTAIRRLLERLELDAAEVDLWEINEAFAALVLSVLRRLPEAPHERVNVHGGALAYGHPLGASMSRVVVDLCRHLNHRGGGLGIAATGVGVGQATAIAVRVTPET
- a CDS encoding prephenate dehydrogenase, whose amino-acid sequence is MRAVCVIGLGLIGGSVLRAAVRSGRRGWAATASEEDAAAARAAGYEVLPSTEEALDRAAAADALVVIATPLPAVGAVLRQVNRHAPTAWLTDVVSVQEPVLESVRESAPAARYAGGHPMAGTDRSGWDAGSAELFEGALWAVTIDGGTGLDAWREAAALALDCGALVVPASPAEHDAAVARISHLPHVLAAVLASVGGDGGPLAVSLAAGSFRDGTRVSSTDPDLVRAMTEGNRAALLDALDDALGRLGAARGSLASTGSLNSTLRSGHLARAGFEARGEHEPVRETVPLDAGHALRRLREIGEGGGRVVSLRGDTAVVELPPAPDDSSPEE
- a CDS encoding tRNA adenosine deaminase-associated protein produces the protein MTLQEQVAGFAVAAVREDGRWRCDMLDGSVLTGLDAIITALRELRSSGAVVGMCNVDDEFFVLVRPVPGGVELALSDAAAALDYDVAADVLDLLRTEPPDEEDEEIWPEGNLSLLSDLGLPEEELLLITEEVDLYPDEQLEMIAQRCGFGDQFTAVLERL
- a CDS encoding CsbD family protein, whose protein sequence is MSTFDKVKHQAQQLAGKAKEATGRATGNRNMADAGKRDRLEGEAKETGQNLKDRAAGAAEDIKDKLRGDQGGNREGGNREDGEERR